Proteins from a genomic interval of Sphingobacterium sp. SYP-B4668:
- the traK gene encoding conjugative transposon protein TraK, which translates to MIIKNIEAKIRLATFIAGASLIAALLMVVAVSFFAYKQVGNARKSVYILDANNVPMSASQTDVEVNRPVEYRTHINLFHSLFFTLAPDEKFIEYQMKKAMYLIDESGALQYNNLREKGFFNSVLSSSSVLTIQTDSIHVDPVKKYFKFYGKQTIDRRSSTVIRSLVTEGYLRDLEMRTENNGHGVLITRWKTLENKDISYVQKNNF; encoded by the coding sequence ATGATAATAAAAAATATCGAAGCCAAGATCAGGCTTGCCACCTTTATTGCAGGGGCAAGCCTGATCGCCGCCCTGCTCATGGTGGTGGCCGTGTCTTTTTTTGCCTACAAACAGGTCGGCAATGCACGGAAATCCGTATATATACTTGATGCCAATAATGTACCCATGTCCGCAAGCCAAACCGACGTAGAGGTAAACAGGCCCGTGGAATACCGTACACATATCAACCTTTTTCATTCACTGTTCTTTACGCTCGCGCCCGACGAAAAGTTTATCGAATACCAGATGAAAAAAGCCATGTACCTGATCGATGAATCCGGTGCATTGCAGTACAACAACCTGCGGGAAAAGGGATTTTTCAATTCCGTGCTATCGTCCAGCTCCGTGCTCACCATCCAGACGGACTCCATCCACGTCGATCCGGTAAAGAAATACTTTAAGTTTTATGGCAAACAGACCATAGATCGGCGCAGCTCTACCGTAATACGCTCGCTGGTCACCGAGGGCTATTTACGGGACCTTGAAATGCGCACGGAGAACAATGGTCATGGTGTACTGATAACCCGATGGAAAACACTCGAAAACAAAGATATATCCTATGTTCAAAAAAATAACTTCTAA
- the traM gene encoding conjugative transposon protein TraM, with protein MKINFRQPRYVLPLIALPFLCLFFYVYQTGFAKEEKPQQEGDPLQGQIAEVSEDVKNRALSDKLAAYREQYRRGDGYTAIGQLQEERAEQFRFDELYNEEEKRRLDSIERALKNQRPVSVNGDSENDDQDRALQQALSSLQRKPEPTKEEPDRTDPMELFRKQMAYADSMARANDPDEQAARRERERMEEAKKELENQPRLSVSKYGTGQGAFNTIRPESDNTFIQAIIDENITGYADSRLRIRLMDDLLVGQHIVKKGIHVFARISGFSGQRVLLTITSIMHENNILPVRLEIYDNDGSPGLYVPASAFREFSRELGGNTTQGITLQQQAENNSQLVMSAIQRMFQSTTTAVSKHIRKNRAKLKFNTMVYLIDPQALRQNQQNYKQ; from the coding sequence ATGAAAATCAATTTCAGACAACCGCGCTATGTGCTGCCCCTCATAGCACTGCCTTTTCTATGCCTGTTTTTTTACGTCTACCAAACAGGTTTTGCAAAGGAAGAAAAACCCCAACAAGAGGGCGATCCCTTGCAGGGCCAGATTGCCGAAGTATCGGAGGACGTGAAGAACCGCGCGCTATCAGACAAACTTGCCGCCTACCGTGAGCAGTACCGCCGTGGTGATGGCTATACAGCAATAGGCCAGTTACAGGAAGAAAGAGCCGAACAATTCCGTTTTGATGAACTCTACAATGAGGAAGAAAAGCGCAGGCTTGATTCCATCGAGCGGGCGCTAAAAAATCAGCGACCTGTTTCCGTTAACGGAGATTCGGAAAATGACGACCAAGACCGAGCATTGCAACAGGCCCTTTCCTCATTACAGCGAAAACCCGAACCGACCAAAGAGGAACCGGATAGGACCGATCCGATGGAACTTTTCCGCAAACAGATGGCCTATGCGGACAGTATGGCAAGGGCGAATGACCCCGACGAACAGGCTGCCCGCAGGGAACGTGAACGCATGGAGGAAGCGAAAAAAGAACTCGAAAACCAGCCCCGTCTTTCCGTTTCCAAATACGGTACAGGTCAGGGAGCATTCAACACCATCCGCCCCGAAAGCGACAATACTTTCATTCAAGCCATCATTGACGAAAACATAACGGGTTATGCCGATTCCCGTCTACGGATACGGCTTATGGATGACCTTTTGGTCGGACAGCACATCGTTAAGAAAGGTATCCACGTTTTTGCAAGGATTTCCGGTTTTTCAGGACAACGGGTGCTGCTTACCATCACTTCCATTATGCACGAAAACAACATATTGCCCGTCCGGTTGGAAATCTACGACAATGACGGTTCCCCCGGACTGTACGTGCCCGCGTCGGCATTCAGGGAGTTTAGCCGAGAGCTTGGCGGTAACACCACACAGGGAATTACCCTGCAACAACAGGCCGAAAACAATAGCCAGTTGGTCATGAGCGCCATTCAGCGGATGTTCCAATCCACAACGACCGCCGTATCAAAGCATATACGGAAGAACAGGGCTAAATTAAAATTCAATACGATGGTGTACCTCATCGATCCCCAGGCACTCCGCCAAAACCAACAGAACTACAAACAGTAA
- the traN gene encoding conjugative transposon protein TraN, whose translation MKKKHHFLILFLLCCIGYSAHSQQATDTRLGTLPELSLHRGHTVHILSPEPIQYVDIASHHVSGDLPLENVLRIKLNEDTTQTEHLDYELGTVTIVGDNFVAQYRLTAPLWVNDESIPAMLEIKPEHTRPLELSEIGLSRSNMKNLALGLLTKSVHNPVRSTKEYGVVIVLNGISTLGDYIFLDVSFTNTSNLSYNVDELRFFIEDKKITKATNVQTVEIKPLWQYQPLTEFKKRHRNVFVLKKATFPGSKVLRVTLTEKQISGRTVNLKIKYGDILNADTF comes from the coding sequence ATGAAAAAGAAACATCATTTTCTTATCCTTTTCCTTTTATGTTGTATCGGATATTCCGCACACAGTCAACAGGCTACGGATACCCGATTAGGAACACTTCCCGAACTAAGCCTGCACCGTGGCCATACGGTGCATATCCTTTCACCCGAACCCATCCAATACGTTGACATTGCTTCGCACCATGTATCGGGCGACCTGCCCCTTGAAAACGTATTGCGGATCAAATTGAACGAGGATACCACGCAGACAGAACACCTCGATTATGAACTCGGAACGGTTACCATTGTAGGCGATAACTTCGTGGCGCAATACCGCCTAACCGCCCCATTATGGGTTAATGACGAGAGCATTCCGGCCATGCTGGAAATCAAACCGGAACACACCCGGCCTTTGGAACTTTCGGAGATCGGATTGAGCCGTAGCAATATGAAAAACCTTGCGCTTGGCCTGCTTACAAAAAGTGTTCACAATCCTGTACGAAGCACAAAGGAATACGGTGTAGTCATTGTACTTAACGGTATCAGCACATTGGGCGATTATATCTTTCTTGACGTATCATTTACCAATACCTCAAACCTTTCTTACAATGTGGATGAACTCCGGTTTTTCATTGAGGACAAGAAAATCACCAAAGCAACGAACGTGCAGACCGTCGAGATTAAACCCTTGTGGCAATACCAACCATTGACGGAGTTTAAGAAAAGACACCGCAATGTGTTCGTACTAAAAAAGGCAACCTTTCCCGGTAGTAAGGTACTTCGGGTAACGCTCACCGAAAAACAGATTTCAGGCCGTACGGTCAATCTAAAAATAAAGTACGGAGATATTCTGAACGCCGACACCTTTTAG
- a CDS encoding TraM recognition domain-containing protein: MEETKEQQGLYRSLQFGIYLSVVLEVFLFFYVDSFLFTGTTDNGLFLFAERLSRVPFYAELINSKLFTLVLICLVSVGTLSRKKKDLNPKTQVVYPLALGMLILFSGLWLQGREAAPIWQSVNWYDLAYITSAFAGAILVHMAMDNVSKIISSNLGKDRWNVEEESFMQPTQPVVSPYAINIPTLFYYKGKVRKGYILIENIFRGLLLCGVPGSGKSFGIIMPIIRQMLANSFTMCLYDLKYPDLGKIAYYHYLLAKQNGRCKNYRFHVINLNEPEKSRRVNPLKREYLNTLADASETAEALVEALKKGDKSGGSDQFFTQSAINFLAACIYFFSSYQDGRYSSLPHVLAFLNLSYEQIFTVLFSNGELASLLSPFMSAYKAKSYDQLEGQVGTLKIFISRMATKETFWVFGADDFELQVSNPKHPGVLVLANDPRTQSINSACLSVVLNRVTKLINTKGNLPIGLVVDEATSLYIHRVDLLVAQSRSNFSGVVLGLQELPMLRQQYGKETAETITSIMGNVLSGAVRSKETLEWLERLFGKVKQTGESLSIDRTKTSLSLNEKLEPLIPAGKIASLKAGEIVGIVARDTMETYTGKYETTAVNCRVNLDMEAIKKEEANYRELPTYYDFGDRKEEILLDNFFRINREVEQIVEQFIPVQDNMQFPTPTETTEYNKRK; encoded by the coding sequence ATGGAGGAAACCAAAGAGCAACAGGGGCTTTACCGCTCCCTGCAATTTGGCATATACCTATCCGTCGTTCTCGAAGTCTTTCTTTTTTTCTATGTAGATAGCTTCCTCTTTACAGGAACAACCGATAACGGGTTGTTCCTGTTTGCGGAGAGACTTTCGAGAGTGCCGTTTTATGCCGAACTGATAAACAGCAAACTCTTTACACTCGTGCTGATCTGTCTGGTCTCCGTTGGAACATTGAGCCGAAAGAAAAAAGACCTCAATCCCAAGACACAGGTCGTATATCCTTTGGCATTGGGGATGCTTATCCTTTTTTCGGGCCTTTGGTTGCAGGGGCGTGAAGCAGCCCCGATATGGCAATCGGTCAATTGGTATGACCTCGCCTATATCACGAGTGCTTTTGCGGGAGCGATTTTGGTACACATGGCAATGGACAATGTATCCAAGATCATAAGCTCCAATCTGGGAAAGGATCGCTGGAATGTCGAAGAAGAATCCTTTATGCAGCCGACCCAGCCCGTCGTAAGCCCATATGCGATCAATATTCCGACCTTGTTCTATTACAAAGGAAAAGTCCGTAAAGGGTATATTTTAATTGAAAATATTTTTAGGGGCCTGCTTCTTTGCGGGGTTCCGGGCAGCGGAAAATCGTTTGGGATCATCATGCCGATCATCCGTCAAATGCTGGCCAATTCGTTCACCATGTGCCTATACGATCTGAAATACCCCGATCTCGGCAAAATTGCCTATTATCATTACCTGCTTGCCAAGCAGAACGGTCGGTGCAAGAATTACCGCTTCCATGTTATCAACCTCAATGAACCCGAAAAAAGCAGACGGGTAAACCCTTTGAAACGGGAGTATCTTAATACCCTTGCAGATGCTTCGGAAACGGCCGAAGCGCTCGTTGAAGCGTTGAAAAAGGGAGACAAAAGCGGTGGTAGCGACCAATTCTTTACACAGTCTGCGATCAACTTCCTTGCCGCCTGTATTTACTTTTTCAGTAGCTATCAAGATGGACGCTATTCCAGTCTGCCCCATGTACTTGCCTTTCTTAATCTGTCGTATGAACAGATTTTTACGGTGCTGTTCAGTAACGGGGAGCTTGCTTCCCTTTTGTCGCCGTTCATGTCTGCCTACAAGGCGAAATCGTACGATCAACTGGAGGGGCAAGTTGGAACGCTAAAAATCTTTATCAGCAGAATGGCCACCAAAGAAACATTCTGGGTTTTCGGTGCGGATGATTTTGAACTACAGGTCAGCAATCCCAAACACCCCGGTGTTCTGGTGCTTGCCAATGACCCGCGAACCCAGAGCATCAACTCCGCTTGCCTGTCGGTGGTACTTAATCGGGTAACCAAACTTATCAATACGAAAGGCAATTTACCCATCGGTTTAGTGGTGGATGAGGCCACCAGCTTGTATATTCACCGTGTTGACCTATTGGTGGCACAGAGCAGATCCAATTTTTCCGGGGTGGTCTTGGGGCTTCAGGAGTTGCCTATGTTACGCCAACAGTACGGCAAGGAAACAGCGGAAACCATCACGTCTATTATGGGTAATGTACTGTCCGGTGCGGTCAGGAGCAAAGAAACATTAGAATGGCTGGAACGTTTGTTTGGTAAGGTCAAACAGACGGGAGAAAGCCTAAGCATCGACCGTACGAAAACCTCGCTATCTCTGAATGAAAAACTTGAACCGCTGATACCCGCCGGAAAGATAGCATCATTAAAAGCGGGTGAAATCGTGGGTATCGTTGCTCGTGATACGATGGAAACCTACACGGGCAAATACGAGACCACGGCGGTTAACTGCCGCGTCAATCTGGATATGGAAGCCATCAAAAAAGAAGAAGCAAATTATCGGGAACTGCCGACCTATTACGACTTTGGTGATCGAAAAGAAGAAATCCTATTGGACAATTTTTTCCGTATCAACAGGGAAGTTGAACAAATAGTCGAACAGTTTATTCCCGTTCAGGACAACATGCAATTCCCAACACCAACCGAAACAACGGAGTACAACAAAAGAAAATAG
- a CDS encoding M23 family metallopeptidase has translation MKKSERSAYLRNRIAVPSLFWGWLMLVPFMLCGQVIDYSPPLDKLKVTSPFGYRIHPISGKASHHNGVDFAARSDPVFNVLDGRVKETGKHKLLGKYIRIVHGEVETIYGHLSHILVSPRDTVIAGQPIAITGSTGRATGEHLHFSVKFNGKFLDPLKFLRRIKEQSDQSLNIE, from the coding sequence ATGAAGAAATCCGAACGTTCCGCATACCTACGGAACAGAATTGCCGTACCAAGCCTTTTTTGGGGGTGGTTGATGCTTGTTCCCTTTATGCTTTGTGGACAGGTTATCGACTATAGCCCACCGTTGGACAAGTTAAAGGTTACATCGCCATTCGGATACCGTATCCACCCGATCAGCGGTAAGGCTTCACACCATAACGGTGTTGACTTTGCCGCCCGTTCCGATCCCGTTTTCAATGTACTTGACGGCCGGGTTAAAGAAACCGGAAAACATAAGTTGCTCGGCAAGTACATACGTATAGTACATGGCGAAGTAGAAACCATTTACGGGCATCTTTCCCATATACTCGTTTCACCGCGTGATACAGTTATAGCTGGACAGCCTATAGCCATCACCGGAAGCACAGGCAGAGCGACAGGAGAACACCTGCATTTTTCGGTGAAATTCAACGGTAAATTCCTTGACCCTTTGAAATTCCTACGCAGGATAAAAGAACAATCAGATCAATCCTTAAACATCGAATAA
- a CDS encoding ArdC family protein, which yields MSSKNSKSLHEIVAENIIKKLEQGTAPWQKQWNSNSPAFELPYNAITGNRYKGINSLSLLSSDREDPRWMTFNQASTNGWKVRKGEKASLIQFVKTHELVTKRDEQGKPILDEKGKPVKAKVGLNRAIITSAWVFNAQQVDGIEPLVKPDVKQFQWDAIQRAENIIQASGADITHKAGDRAYYSPALDSITMPMREQFDASDKYYATLLHELGHWTGHKDRLDRSMIGSFGTEGYAREELRAEIASMLIGQELNIGHDPGQHIAYVDSWIQILRDTPFEIHAAAADAEKILNYLLTFEQKREIKAVANVQAEERAEARPQRTKESSLSIGDEIAYNNAVYKVQGHLKRGRMRVEDLTTGNIFPLSKTDRLYGSLLHAKQHPDAVKVSEELHRPVHAEKEAVAAYGIRR from the coding sequence ATGAGCAGTAAAAATTCAAAATCCCTGCATGAAATAGTTGCGGAGAACATTATCAAGAAACTTGAACAGGGTACGGCCCCGTGGCAGAAGCAGTGGAATAGTAATAGTCCCGCTTTTGAACTGCCCTACAATGCGATTACGGGTAACCGTTACAAAGGAATAAACAGCCTTTCGCTGTTATCGTCAGACCGTGAAGATCCGCGTTGGATGACGTTCAATCAGGCTTCGACAAACGGTTGGAAAGTACGAAAGGGAGAAAAAGCATCCCTGATCCAATTTGTCAAGACCCATGAACTTGTTACCAAAAGAGACGAACAGGGCAAACCGATTTTGGATGAAAAAGGTAAACCTGTAAAAGCCAAAGTAGGTCTGAACCGGGCAATCATTACCAGCGCATGGGTATTCAATGCGCAACAGGTCGATGGCATCGAACCTTTGGTAAAACCCGACGTAAAGCAATTCCAATGGGATGCTATTCAAAGAGCGGAAAATATCATTCAGGCGTCGGGAGCAGACATAACCCACAAAGCAGGAGATCGAGCCTATTACAGTCCGGCACTCGACAGTATCACTATGCCCATGCGTGAACAATTCGACGCATCGGATAAGTATTATGCCACGCTGCTCCATGAGCTCGGCCATTGGACGGGGCATAAAGACCGTCTGGATAGAAGTATGATTGGCAGCTTTGGGACAGAGGGCTATGCCCGCGAAGAACTCCGTGCCGAAATCGCTTCGATGCTTATCGGTCAGGAACTCAACATTGGCCATGATCCAGGCCAGCACATTGCCTACGTGGACAGTTGGATACAGATATTGCGTGACACACCTTTTGAAATACATGCCGCCGCTGCCGATGCGGAAAAAATCCTTAATTACCTTTTGACATTTGAGCAAAAAAGGGAAATCAAAGCAGTCGCTAATGTTCAGGCCGAGGAACGGGCCGAAGCAAGACCACAAAGGACAAAAGAAAGCAGCCTTTCTATAGGTGATGAAATTGCCTATAACAATGCCGTCTACAAAGTGCAAGGTCATCTGAAACGTGGCCGTATGCGTGTGGAAGACCTGACTACGGGAAATATTTTCCCGCTATCGAAAACTGATCGGCTATACGGTTCACTGCTCCACGCCAAACAGCATCCCGATGCTGTTAAGGTAAGTGAAGAACTGCACCGCCCGGTACACGCCGAAAAGGAAGCTGTTGCCGCCTATGGTATCAGAAGATAA
- a CDS encoding DUF4099 domain-containing protein, with product MKYPINENEMPLSELEKLGLYKDGGFSISPENIDALLAGRRTDMLSMAGLNIDGLAIRQLDAKLSLSRNELGDVQLNIHPIYREPQWHPLLSDDEEKALIAGEQHVVSKEQEIDGNKKKKVIIEYDDLTREFIAYEPDEVQAPIRVNGEELSEKQQEAFRNGEVVELTDGTKIQHSATDNKGIRSDRKRLILSVLLDGGISYLVFRGINNLKGRFEPQSEGYSEGYNRALTDMMMADKKQKDKGNEKTVQDLVLNLRDKQESRGYGRGVAR from the coding sequence ATGAAATATCCTATCAACGAAAATGAAATGCCCCTAAGTGAACTTGAAAAATTGGGGCTTTACAAAGACGGAGGGTTCAGTATCAGTCCGGAGAATATCGATGCCCTGCTTGCAGGAAGAAGAACCGATATGTTGAGCATGGCAGGTCTGAACATCGACGGGCTTGCAATCCGTCAACTCGATGCCAAGTTATCCCTTAGCCGGAATGAGCTCGGCGATGTCCAGCTCAACATACATCCCATTTACCGAGAACCGCAATGGCATCCATTATTGAGCGATGACGAGGAAAAAGCCCTGATCGCAGGAGAACAGCACGTAGTCAGCAAGGAACAGGAGATTGACGGCAACAAAAAAAAGAAAGTCATCATTGAATATGACGACTTGACGAGGGAATTTATAGCGTATGAACCCGACGAAGTGCAGGCCCCAATCAGAGTAAACGGCGAAGAACTTTCGGAAAAGCAACAGGAGGCTTTCCGCAATGGTGAAGTGGTAGAACTCACAGATGGAACCAAAATCCAGCATTCGGCAACGGACAACAAAGGTATCCGTTCAGACCGAAAACGGCTTATCTTATCGGTGCTTTTGGACGGCGGTATATCTTACTTGGTTTTCCGAGGTATCAATAACCTCAAAGGTAGGTTTGAACCGCAGAGTGAGGGTTACAGCGAGGGATATAACCGCGCATTGACCGATATGATGATGGCCGATAAAAAACAAAAAGACAAAGGCAATGAGAAAACCGTTCAAGACCTCGTGCTAAATCTTCGTGATAAACAAGAAAGCAGAGGCTACGGACGTGGCGTTGCAAGGTAA
- a CDS encoding SinR family protein — MKKAYIINYDLNNTKDYDTLFAEIHTLGGKRVLKSCWLIMSSLSAKAIRDRLLSLMDGDDGIFVVRAHGAAAWRNVECANKWLKENLQSQMA, encoded by the coding sequence ATGAAAAAAGCTTACATAATAAACTATGATCTAAACAACACGAAGGATTATGATACATTGTTTGCGGAGATACATACGCTCGGCGGTAAACGCGTCTTAAAATCTTGTTGGTTGATTATGTCTTCCCTTTCAGCAAAAGCCATTAGAGATCGATTATTATCACTAATGGATGGCGATGATGGGATTTTCGTTGTACGTGCTCATGGGGCGGCTGCGTGGCGCAACGTCGAATGCGCAAATAAATGGTTGAAAGAGAATTTACAATCACAGATGGCCTAA
- a CDS encoding S-4TM family putative pore-forming effector produces the protein MNDIKTRQELPENMGLLKAQRVIYADAKRIYRWQLTITIIIVVFLNFTKLVAKDLWQIDVTVYVGLISVGITLFDVLFLSGYLSKFKTNGAKVQELFDCSVYAMEWNETNSGEKPENSVIDEAEQKYVYNPRAPLNNWYHIELEGLNHEQAVLRCQETNLEYDRKLRYHFKNDCMIICLLVVIGSFTIATVIDASIQGYLLNFVTPTLPLIVVLIRLILDNQKAAKSLEEVRKAARKLRSAGAVPTMAQLRQVQDKLYCSRKDSTLIPENYYHYRRSKLERSTKINAGS, from the coding sequence ATGAATGATATAAAAACAAGGCAGGAACTGCCCGAGAACATGGGCTTGCTAAAAGCCCAAAGAGTAATCTATGCAGATGCAAAAAGAATCTACAGGTGGCAACTAACCATCACCATAATTATTGTCGTATTCTTGAACTTTACAAAACTCGTTGCCAAAGATCTTTGGCAAATCGATGTTACGGTCTACGTTGGTTTGATATCGGTAGGTATTACCTTATTCGACGTTCTGTTTTTATCCGGCTACCTTTCTAAATTCAAAACAAATGGCGCGAAAGTACAGGAACTTTTTGATTGTAGTGTGTATGCCATGGAGTGGAATGAAACAAATAGTGGTGAAAAGCCTGAAAATTCAGTCATTGATGAAGCGGAACAAAAATATGTCTATAATCCTAGAGCGCCTCTAAACAACTGGTACCATATTGAATTAGAAGGGCTAAACCATGAACAGGCTGTGCTTCGCTGTCAGGAAACAAATTTGGAATATGATCGGAAATTAAGATATCATTTTAAGAACGATTGCATGATTATCTGTTTATTGGTTGTTATTGGTTCATTCACAATCGCAACTGTAATCGATGCATCCATTCAAGGATACTTACTCAACTTCGTTACACCGACTTTGCCACTTATTGTAGTTCTGATCAGATTGATACTGGATAATCAGAAGGCTGCCAAATCTTTGGAAGAGGTCAGGAAGGCTGCAAGAAAGCTACGATCGGCCGGTGCGGTACCTACAATGGCACAGTTGCGCCAGGTACAGGATAAACTTTACTGTAGTAGAAAAGATAGCACTTTAATTCCTGAAAATTACTATCACTATCGGAGATCTAAACTTGAAAGATCCACAAAAATCAACGCGGGTTCTTAG
- a CDS encoding 5'-methylthioadenosine/S-adenosylhomocysteine nucleosidase family protein, whose translation MTSYKEVDDLFVSKHKSKINLLIVTATATEKETLHKYLKPIPGYSDILKIQVGKHTYFVGQFGAFYAVHVACNEMGSTGRSSSIVTTSDAINTWSPSVVLMVGIAFGKDETKQEIGDVLVSERIIPYEPKRLGKDETISRAKEGPASSLLFDRFKSVTGWDFKQEERAPEIIYGGILSGEKLVDDPAFKAELFKDHPEAIGGEMEGAGIYAACDQKVNDWILVKGICDWGENKDNPDKKKHQVLAIESAVDLCAFVFNSPFGFKDVSLVAQDEVLKTDFSEDRGAIPEWMFKKEKSLAKEIRNED comes from the coding sequence ATGACCTCATACAAAGAAGTAGACGATTTATTTGTCTCAAAGCATAAATCAAAAATCAACCTGTTAATCGTAACAGCGACAGCAACAGAAAAAGAGACACTTCATAAATACCTTAAGCCAATACCGGGGTATTCCGATATACTTAAAATTCAAGTTGGTAAACACACATACTTTGTTGGACAGTTCGGCGCATTCTATGCCGTACACGTAGCATGTAACGAAATGGGGTCAACAGGTAGAAGTTCGTCGATAGTAACTACTTCTGACGCCATTAATACCTGGTCCCCATCTGTTGTTTTGATGGTTGGTATTGCTTTCGGTAAAGATGAAACGAAGCAAGAAATTGGTGACGTCCTAGTGTCAGAACGCATTATACCTTACGAACCGAAAAGGTTAGGTAAGGACGAAACAATATCACGTGCAAAGGAAGGTCCGGCCAGCTCATTATTGTTCGACCGTTTCAAATCTGTCACAGGATGGGATTTTAAACAAGAGGAAAGAGCCCCCGAAATTATATATGGCGGTATTTTATCGGGAGAAAAGCTAGTTGATGATCCTGCATTTAAGGCTGAATTATTCAAGGATCACCCCGAAGCAATCGGAGGTGAAATGGAGGGTGCTGGAATATATGCTGCTTGCGACCAGAAAGTTAACGACTGGATATTGGTTAAGGGAATTTGTGACTGGGGCGAAAACAAAGATAATCCTGATAAGAAGAAGCATCAAGTTTTGGCGATTGAAAGCGCGGTAGACCTTTGTGCCTTTGTTTTTAATTCGCCTTTCGGATTTAAAGATGTCAGTCTAGTTGCCCAGGATGAAGTCCTGAAAACAGATTTTTCAGAAGATCGGGGTGCCATACCGGAATGGATGTTTAAGAAAGAAAAGTCACTAGCTAAAGAAATAAGAAATGAAGATTAA